One genomic region from Oncorhynchus clarkii lewisi isolate Uvic-CL-2024 chromosome 21, UVic_Ocla_1.0, whole genome shotgun sequence encodes:
- the LOC139379395 gene encoding cerebellin 11 produces MKMMMKRTATGWLVLLGYVCLAQEEEVLGSVVNIYTELKELRSLVGELSTKLHTAEADLKEQRAMVDKLNKEREEQPKVAFSAALLSSESKHHGPIDAETNLIFGKVLTNIGSAYNPITGVFTAPVRGVYYFRFSGNGFAGHDMGLSIFKDGQRMMSVYEYQSSGEQNDHASNGVTLQLEKGEVVYMRLWINTWVFIDGRYDYCSFSGFLLFPM; encoded by the exons ATGAAAATGATGATGAAGAGGACGGCTACTGGCTGGCTGGTCTTGCTGGGCTACGTGTGTCTGGCTCAAGAAGAGGAGGTTTTGGGTTCTGTGGTGAATATCTACACTGAACTGAAGGAGCTTAGGTCTTTGGTGGGAGAGCTGAGCACTAAGCTCCATACAGCAGAGGCAGACCTGAAAGAGCAGAGAGCTATGGTGGATAAgctgaataaagagagagaag AGCAACCAAAGGTAGCCTTCTCAGCAGCCTTGCTGTCATCAGAAAGTAAACACCACGGGCCCATCGACGCAGAGACTAACCTCATTTTCGGAAAGGTCCTGACCAACATTGGCAGTGCATACAACCCAATCACAG GTGTCTTCACAGCGCCAGTGAGAGGGGTCTACTACTTCAGATTTTCTGGAAATGGCTTTGCAGGCCATGACATGGGTCTGAGCATATTCAAGGATGGCCAAAGGATGATGTCTGTGTACGAATACCAATCCAGTGGAGAACAGAATGACCATGCGTCCAATGGAGTCACACTGCAGTTGGAGAAGGGCGAAGTGGTCTATATGCGCCTCTGGATCAACACATGGGTCTTCATCGATGGGCGATATGACTACTGCTCCTTCAGTGGCTTCCTGCTCTTTCCTATGTGA
- the LOC139379184 gene encoding LOW QUALITY PROTEIN: kelch-like protein 33 (The sequence of the model RefSeq protein was modified relative to this genomic sequence to represent the inferred CDS: inserted 3 bases in 2 codons), with protein sequence MQGSQYSKIALERGLAEKDDNKVQEVKEVKEERAVDGEQKGVIDDVDTTRVYSRDSYARDTFKALEQLRDSSLLTDLTLSTENGQRLHAHSLVLAAVSSLVHHSLTHQRLPKWDEEMEKMRERRDTDXEIFISLGSEMRCVGLAGVTEFAYTGAISALNRDSLAQKQTAAKTLGVPRVLELCRKEEGKMKKGVEKRAEEKKVFAGEQMKLTLQSIRQLWKEGVGCDVELEVDGTSFHVHKVLMAASSDFFRGMFTSGMKESQQPCVALPFLEAAELEAMIGCSYSGSLPLSWGRVFEITCTALQLQFQPALSLCLNFLEQEIDAHSCLDVASFAEAYGMPELLEVANSFVLRHFQNVAATPKFQDLPAKKLRRYLKSDSLFVPSELVVFKAVVAWIEACPSKRLKLTKELMKKVHFPLMNVKEFNEVITTKLWSEHNTEGLYLTILVDFHSHHVAPQTLCRVYLPKDSLVLVGGDQISADFSRRSPSRELWFGNSLRNYTGIVKNVEWRLLGEMPKPPRLSHEVAVLTGKLYVVGGQSYEGTLDVFNSTYRYDPLQNLWERLADLHKXRCNFSMVVLDRMIYAIGGDIDPETNLDSVERYCPNTDTWSFSQPLDMTLSCHAATMLDGKIFISGGLDCRHQCRVSMFLYHPERGTTYLAEMSQPRARHCMETLNGNLYVAGGVTVDENMTSIDQLACEVYDSASDFWSALTPLAVPHVGAASVVLEGMLYVLGGYCQEDYRETRLVHHYDPTIQFWENMGEMPGPNTDIRACLLHLPNHLRQ encoded by the exons ATGCAAGGGAGTCAGTACAGTAAGATAGCTCTAGAGAGAGGGCTAGCTGAAAAAGATGATAATAAGGTTCAAGAAGTGAAAGAAGTGAAAGAAGAGCGGGCAGTTGATGGAGAGCAGAAAGGGGTAATAGATGATGTGGATACAACAAGGGTATACAGCAGAGACTCATATGCCAGAGATACGTTCAAAGCCCTGGAGCAGCTCAGGGACTCGTCTCTCCTCACTGACCTGACTCTGAGCACTGAGAATGGACAGCGTCTCCACGCACACTCCCTTGTCCTGGCTGCTGTCAGCTCCCTGGTACATCACTCCCTAACACACCAGAGGCTGCCTAAGtgggatgaagagatggagaagatgagggagaggagagatacaga agagatattCATCAGTCTGGGTTCTGAGATGAGGTGTGTAGGGCTGGCAGGGGTGACCGAGTTTGCCTACACTGGTGCCATATCAGCTCTGAACAGAGATTCACTGGCCCAGAAACAGACTGCAGCTAAAACACTAGGGGTCCCCAGAGTTCTAGAACTCTGCaggaaagaggaggggaagaTGAAGAAGGGAGTAGAGAAGAGGGCTGAAGAAAAGAAGGTATTTGCTGGAGAACAGATGAAGCTCACTCTTCAGTCAATCAGACAGCTGTGGAAAGAGGGAGTGGGCTGTGATGTGGAGCTGGAGGTTGATGGGACATCATTCCATG TCCACAAAGTGCTCATGGCTGCCAGTAGTGACTTCTTCCGGGGAATGTTCACCAGCGGGATGAAGGAATCCCAGCAGCCCTGTGTGGCCCTTCCCTTCCTGGAGGCTGCTGAGCTGGAGGCCATGATTGGCTGCTCCTACAGTGGGTCCCTCCCCCTCAGCTGGGGGCGTGTCTTTGAGATTACCTGCACCGCCCTCCAGCTCCAGTTCCAGCCCGCCCTCTCGCTGTGCCTCAACTTCCTGGAACAGGAAATCGATGCTCACTCCTGCCTGGACGTGGCCTCCTTCGCTGAGGCTTATGGGATGCCGGAACTCCTCGAAGTGGCAAACAGTTTTGTCCTGAGACACTTCCAAAACGTGGCAGCCACCCCTAAATTTCAAGACCTGCCAGCCAAGAAGCTTAGAAGATATCTGAAAAGCGATTCCCTCTTTGTGCCCTCTGAGCTTGTCGTCTTCAAGGCTGTGGTGGCTTGGATCGAGGCGTGTCCCAGCAAAAGGCTTAAACTCACCAAAGAGCTGATGAAGAAAGTCCACTTTCCCCTCATGAACGTCAAGGAGTTCAATGAAGTTATAACCACAAAACTGTGGTCTGAACACAACACGGAAGGTCTCTACCTGACTATACTAGTGGACTTTCACTCCCATCACGTTGCACCTCAAACCCTGTGCAGGGTTTACTTGCCAAAGGACAGTCTAGTCTTGGTGGGTGGAGATCAGATCTCTGCCGACTTTAGCCGCCGATCTCCCAGCCGAGAACTGTGGTTCGGAAACTCTCTGAGGAACTACACAGGCATTGTAAAGAATGTGGAATGGAGGTTGCTTGGAGAGATGCCAAAGCCACCAAGGCTAAGTCACGAGGTGGCGGTACTCACAGGGAAGTTGTACGTGGTCGGGGGACAGAGTTATGAAGGCACACTTGACGTTTTCAACTCGACATACAG ATATGATCCGCTTCAGAACCTCTGGGAGAGGTTGGCTGACTTGCATA ACAGGTGCAACTTTTCCATGGTTGTGCTGGACAGgatgatatatgccattggaggGGACATTGATCCAGAAACTAACCTGGATAGTGTGGAGCGCTACTGTCCAAACACAGATACCTGGAG CTTTTCACAACCCTTGGATATGACATTGAGCTGCCATGCTGCCACAATGTTGGATGGAAAGATTTTCATCTCAGGGGGGTTGGACTGCAGGCACCAGTGTCGAGTATCCATGTTTCTGTACCACCCTGAGAGAGGAACCACCTACCTGGCCGAGATGAGCCAACCTCGAGCCCGTCACTGCATGGAGACTTTAAACGGCAATCTTTACGTGGCAGGAGGTGTCACTGTTGATGAAAACATGACGTCTATCGACCAGCTGGCCTGTGAGGTCTATGACTCGGCTAGTGACTTTTGGAGTGCTCTCACACCCCTGGCCGTCCCCCATGTTGGAGCAGCCTCTGTGGTTCTGGAGGGGATGCTCTATGTGCTGGGAGGATACTGCCAAGAGGACTACAGGGAGACCAGACTGGTTCATCATTATGATCCCACCATCCAATTTTGGGAGAATATGGGTGAGATGCCAGGACCCAACACTGACATACGAGCCTGTTTGCTGCACCTACCCAACCACTTAAGACAATGA